Proteins encoded in a region of the Coffea eugenioides isolate CCC68of chromosome 4, Ceug_1.0, whole genome shotgun sequence genome:
- the LOC113769176 gene encoding uncharacterized protein LOC113769176, whose protein sequence is MQQMTDLLAHVVQQQGHNPTPPVGNLENPGNNVESEDRALERFQKFSPSKFLRGPDPDVAERWLEKMVDIFAALHYSEERQVTFTVFQLEGAARSWWNVICTKWEREQTSRTWVNFVREFNAKYFPPLVQEKKEDEFIRLRQGTQSVTEYESQFTRLAKFASELIMIEQRRALRAENARLQVRNFQVRKCEFSGNSSTQGDKSTPPKFGRGAGGRFSGTTRGTPPRGGQQRSASQGSSVTVSRGLCGFCGKPNHTEDNYWRKEKKCLRCRSAEHQIASCPVQPREARGSTQSSKATSGQSKVEGTKPKVPVQVYSLEQRPVPDSVEVVEGTIPIFHRLARILIDSGATNSFVNPEFMCGIDVTPVNLPYELEVSTPTGDQCLVTSKIFANCEIWVGERKLLGNLISLSIKGYDMILGMDWLVRYDAQLDCKRKVVKFRIPGEATLKLDMRSSLASSAMISGIRARKLLSRGAQGFLTFLINRPTDKLKVEDVPIVGEYSDVFPDELVNLSPQREIEFEINLLPETSPISKPHTAWHLLNLRS, encoded by the exons atgcagcaaatgaccgaTTTGCTGGCCCATGtggtgcaacaacagggccacaACCCTACCCCACCTGTCGGGAATCTCGAAAACCCTGGGAATAATGTGGAAAGTGAGGATCgagctcttgaaaggttccagaaaTTCTCCCCATCGAAATTTCTTAGAGGGCCCGATCCCGATGTGGCTGAAAGGTGGTTGGAGAAAATGGTAGACATCTTTGCGGCCTTACATTATTCAGAAGAAAGACAGGTTACTTTTACGGTCTTTCAGCTAGAAGGGGCcgctcgttcctggtggaatgttatatgcaccaagtgggagagagagcagACATCAAGAACGTGGGTAAACTTCGTTAGGGAATTTAACGCTAAGTATTTTCCGCCCTTggtccaagaaaagaaggaagacgagttcattcgacttCGCCAAGGCACCCAATCCGTGAccgaatacgagagccagtttactcgATTAGCTAAATTTGCCTCTGAACTCATTATGATTGAACAAAGAAGG GCTTTGCGGGCCGAGAACGCAAGGCTTCAAGTTCGGAATTTCCAAGTTAGAAAATGTGAATTTTCAGGGAATAGTTCTACTCAGGGAGATAAAAGTACCCCTCCTAAATTTGGAAGGGGAGCTGGAGGACGATTTTCGGGAACGACGAGAGGGACTCCGCCAAGGGGTGGCCAACAGAGGAGTGCCTCACAGGGAAGCTCAGTCACTGTTTCTCGTGGCCTGTGTGGGTTTTGtgggaagccaaaccacacGGAAGATAACTATTGGAGAAAGGAGAAGAAATGCCTACGCTGTAGGAGCGCGGAGCACCAGATAGCCAGTTGTCCGGTTCAACCCCGAGAGGCAAGAGGGTCTACCCAATCTTCTAAGGCGACCTCAGGGCAGTCAAAAGTGGAAGGGACGAAACCGAAGGTGCCCGTGCAAGTGTACTCTCTTGAGCAACGTCCTGTACCTGATTCGGtggaggtggtggaaggtacgattcctatcTTCCACCGTCTAGCTAGGATTTTGATAGACTCCGGTGCCACcaattcctttgttaaccccgaATTCATGTGTGGGATTGATGTAACTCCTGTAAACCTGCCCTATGAATTGGAAGTGAGTACGCCTACGGGGGACCAATGTTTGGTTACTAGTAAAATATTTGCAAACTGtgaaatttgggtaggagagcGAAAGTTATTagggaatttgataagtttatctattaaggggtacgatatGATAttgggcatggactggttagTTAGGTATGATGCCCAACTTGACTGTAAAAGAAAAGTAGTGAAATTTCGTATACCGGGGGAAGCGACCTTAAAGTTAGATATGAGGAGCagtttagcctcatctgcaatgatttcgggcattcgcgCTAGGAAATTATTGAGTAGAGGGGCACAAGGGTTCTTAACCTTTCTCATTAACCGTCCCACCGATAAGCTGAAAGTAGAAGATGTTCCGATAGTGGGCGAATATtcggatgtgtttcctgatgagttagtgaATCTATCACCGCAAAGGGAGATAGAATTTGAGATTAACTTGTTACCGGAGACTTCACCTATCTCTAAACCCCATACCGCATGGCACCTGCTGAATTTAAGGAGTTAA
- the LOC113767378 gene encoding uncharacterized protein LOC113767378, with amino-acid sequence MDDNKWAEIEQVNPKFVKFQNDCSVYHLLEEVFVNQGATGDFSSGLENNPRTSAEKQDMETAARCARGKGRLDYAAEDADIEVVGVNEEKGKKGKGKRKSGDCSSGSPMSITSGSVTGRYLRALDTIESLVSRKKSSGMSVSASSLTKRRSGRYLSKKSDYEIAME; translated from the exons ATGGACGATAACAAGTGGGCCGAGATAGAGCAG GTGAacccaaaatttgtaaaatttcaaaatgactGCTCAGTCTATCATTTACTTGAGGAGGTATTTGTCAATCAAGGCGCAACGGGAGACTTCAGCTCTGGCTTGGAGAACAACCCGCGTACTTCAGCCGAGAAGCAAGACATGGAGACTGCTGCACGATGTGCACGGGGAAAGGGAAGGTTAGACTATGCGGCCGAGGATGCTGATATTGAGGTAGTTGGGGTGAATGAAGAGAAAGGGAAGAAGGGTAAAGGAAAGCGGAAGTCGGGTGATTGCTCAAGCGGTAGTCCAATGTCCATCACCTCTGGTTCAGTAACTGGTAGATACCTCAGGGCTCTTGACACTATTGAGTCGCTGGTTAGTCGAAAGAAGAGCAGCGGCATGAGTGTGTCAGCCAGCTCTCTGACCAAGCGTCGTTCTGGCCGCTATCTCTCGAAGAAATCGGACTATGAAATTGCCATGGAATAA